Proteins from a single region of Segatella copri:
- a CDS encoding TonB-dependent receptor: MQKKVNLAMLALFSCSLAMAQNEKTDQNVAQGLDENAFTFSEAQLGEDDDMSSNVTILNSTSNVYASQAGYLFSPARFRYRAFNQKYNDVYINGTSMNDMETGQFRFSNIGGLNRFSRNVDFALPFEANGYSMTGMAGSNNYDFRAGSMQEGQYASVGVANRNYTLRGLYSYSSGFNEKGWAITAGLTYRWANRGYVEGTFYNALSYFFGVQKKWMNGHSLSFSTWGNPTERSTQGASTDEAYWLANDYQYNPYWGYQNGHKRNSRVVNDFAPSAIATWDWEINDQMKLTTSVFGKYSMYKSTKLNYNNAENPQPDYWKNMPSANYYVWGDYKNGNNMYTWENWNNAVNYWQASKQNRQINWDRLYYANQQAAKNGQDLLYYVQAKHNDNLTLTLSSVLNTKLTKKSNLATGIMLGKSTNQHYQTLEDMLGGAIFHNINTYALGDYPKTDPRVQYDLNTAGPNNTGKLVYEGDKFGYDYRIDVNKANAWSTYTAEFYNMKAMLSGRIGYTGMNRRGYMRNGMAPNNSQGKSGTANFLDGGVKGSLNVDMGRGHAFSIGAGYELRAPMASTAFISPEISNDFVTNLKNERIFSSEFSYLYRNAWLSANVSGYYSRLENVTEWQNFYNDDENSFTYVSMTGLKKEYYGVEVGAKIKLTSWLDLKTLGAMSEAKNINNVNAVYMLSKSAEVYQDKAYVMNMRESGTPLTVGSIGLDAHVNGWFVNLNANYYDRIYLSYSPSYRYEKVLTNRQAANKAFPEIFAPTTLDGMSWTEDAVAQEKGHGGWMVDLSIGKSVRLKKGSLNFNLMITNLLNNQTIVTGGYEQNSRSSYTLDANGNVKNPRLYQFSKNPKKYYTWGTNGMFQVSYRF; the protein is encoded by the coding sequence ATGCAGAAGAAAGTAAACTTAGCAATGTTAGCGCTCTTCTCGTGTTCATTGGCTATGGCTCAGAACGAAAAGACTGACCAGAACGTAGCACAGGGACTCGACGAGAATGCTTTCACCTTCTCCGAGGCACAGTTGGGCGAGGACGATGACATGTCATCCAATGTCACCATCCTCAATTCTACCAGCAACGTATACGCGAGCCAGGCAGGTTACCTGTTCTCGCCAGCACGTTTCCGCTACCGTGCCTTCAACCAGAAGTACAATGATGTCTATATCAACGGTACTTCCATGAACGATATGGAGACCGGACAGTTCCGTTTCTCCAACATCGGCGGTTTGAACCGATTCTCCAGAAACGTAGACTTCGCCCTGCCTTTCGAAGCCAACGGCTATTCGATGACCGGCATGGCAGGCTCCAACAACTATGATTTCCGTGCCGGAAGCATGCAGGAAGGACAGTATGCCAGCGTAGGTGTTGCCAACCGCAACTATACCCTGCGCGGACTCTACTCCTACTCCAGCGGATTCAACGAGAAGGGATGGGCCATCACAGCCGGTCTCACCTACCGCTGGGCTAACCGGGGATACGTAGAGGGAACCTTCTACAACGCCCTCTCCTATTTCTTCGGTGTACAGAAGAAGTGGATGAACGGCCACTCGCTGAGCTTCTCCACATGGGGTAACCCGACAGAAAGAAGCACCCAGGGAGCATCTACCGACGAGGCTTACTGGCTGGCAAACGACTACCAGTATAACCCATACTGGGGATACCAGAACGGACACAAAAGAAACTCACGCGTAGTGAACGACTTTGCCCCTTCTGCCATCGCTACATGGGACTGGGAAATCAACGACCAGATGAAGCTCACCACATCGGTGTTTGGAAAATACTCTATGTACAAGAGCACCAAGCTCAACTACAACAACGCAGAGAATCCACAGCCAGACTACTGGAAGAACATGCCATCAGCCAACTACTATGTATGGGGCGACTACAAGAACGGCAACAACATGTATACCTGGGAAAACTGGAACAACGCCGTAAACTACTGGCAGGCAAGCAAGCAGAACCGACAGATTAACTGGGACCGACTGTACTATGCCAACCAGCAGGCAGCCAAGAACGGACAGGATCTGCTCTACTATGTTCAGGCTAAGCACAACGACAACCTGACCCTGACCCTGTCATCCGTTCTGAACACCAAGCTGACCAAGAAATCGAACCTGGCTACGGGTATCATGCTCGGAAAGAGTACCAACCAGCACTATCAGACACTGGAAGACATGCTGGGCGGTGCCATCTTCCACAACATCAACACCTATGCCCTGGGCGATTATCCTAAGACCGACCCACGTGTGCAGTACGACCTGAACACAGCCGGTCCTAACAACACAGGCAAGCTGGTTTACGAGGGCGACAAGTTCGGTTACGACTATCGCATCGACGTGAACAAGGCAAACGCATGGAGCACCTATACAGCCGAATTCTACAACATGAAGGCGATGCTGAGCGGACGTATCGGATATACCGGAATGAACCGCCGCGGCTACATGCGCAACGGTATGGCACCGAACAACAGCCAGGGCAAGAGCGGCACAGCCAACTTCCTGGACGGTGGCGTAAAGGGAAGCCTGAACGTGGATATGGGCAGAGGTCATGCCTTCAGCATCGGAGCCGGATACGAGCTGCGTGCGCCGATGGCAAGCACAGCCTTCATCTCGCCTGAAATCAGCAACGACTTCGTGACTAACCTCAAGAACGAGCGCATCTTCAGCTCTGAATTCAGCTACCTGTATCGCAACGCATGGCTGAGTGCCAACGTGAGCGGTTACTACAGCCGACTGGAGAACGTTACGGAATGGCAGAACTTCTACAACGATGATGAGAATTCATTCACCTACGTGAGCATGACCGGACTGAAGAAGGAATACTATGGTGTAGAGGTGGGCGCTAAGATCAAGCTCACTTCATGGCTCGACCTGAAGACTCTGGGCGCTATGAGCGAGGCGAAGAACATCAACAATGTAAACGCCGTATACATGCTCTCAAAGAGTGCTGAGGTTTACCAGGACAAGGCTTACGTGATGAATATGCGCGAGAGTGGCACACCGCTCACAGTGGGAAGCATCGGTCTCGATGCCCACGTAAACGGATGGTTCGTCAACCTCAATGCCAACTACTACGACCGCATCTACCTCTCTTATTCTCCAAGCTACAGATATGAGAAGGTGCTGACCAACCGCCAGGCTGCCAACAAGGCATTCCCTGAAATCTTTGCTCCTACTACACTCGACGGTATGAGCTGGACAGAGGATGCTGTAGCCCAGGAGAAGGGTCACGGAGGATGGATGGTTGACCTGAGCATAGGCAAGAGCGTGAGACTGAAGAAGGGTTCTCTCAACTTCAACCTCATGATTACCAACCTGCTGAACAACCAGACCATCGTGACTGGCGGATATGAACAGAACTCACGTTCAAGCTATACACTGGATGCTAACGGCAACGTGAAGAATCCACGCCTCTACCAGTTCTCTAAGAATCCTAAGAAGTATTACACCTGGGGTACCAACGGCATGTTCCAGGTATCTTACAGATTCTAA
- a CDS encoding endonuclease/exonuclease/phosphatase family protein, with translation MRKHLLLLAALLMIGLGATAQKKKSQTSGNKQYQVYAVGFYNQENLFDTCHDAGKNDYEYLPAKGWNGMKYTNKLKNMSRALADMGTDVLPNVGCAFIGLAEVENANVLKDLTAQPPLKARNMQFCHIEGPDKRGIDCALLYNPALFTVKNTRLVPYVQELAKDSAYKTRGFLTVRGELAGEDVAVIVCHWPSRFSGSFYRESGARQTKVVKDSLLRLNPAMKVFVMGDMNDDPTNASMHKVLKAKAEISEVGADDMYNPWYNILAKEGKGTLFYSGSWNLFDQIVITPNLLNKDSKHKDYSSLKFWKNHIFRRDYLIQQEGQYKGAPLRTKAGGRWLNGYSDHLPVVMYLVKEKK, from the coding sequence ATGAGAAAACATTTGCTCTTGCTGGCTGCCCTCCTCATGATTGGACTGGGCGCTACGGCACAGAAAAAGAAGTCGCAGACTTCCGGTAACAAGCAGTATCAGGTGTATGCTGTGGGTTTCTATAATCAGGAGAACCTCTTCGATACCTGTCATGATGCCGGTAAGAATGATTACGAGTATCTCCCTGCTAAGGGATGGAATGGTATGAAATATACCAATAAACTCAAGAATATGTCGCGTGCACTTGCCGACATGGGTACCGATGTGTTGCCTAACGTGGGCTGTGCCTTCATCGGTCTGGCTGAGGTTGAGAATGCCAACGTGCTGAAAGATCTCACCGCGCAGCCGCCTCTCAAGGCACGAAACATGCAGTTCTGCCATATCGAGGGTCCCGATAAGCGAGGCATCGATTGTGCGCTGCTCTATAATCCGGCACTCTTCACGGTGAAGAACACCCGATTGGTGCCTTACGTACAGGAACTCGCCAAGGATTCAGCCTACAAGACCCGTGGTTTCCTCACCGTACGTGGTGAGCTGGCGGGCGAGGATGTGGCGGTTATCGTATGCCACTGGCCAAGCCGTTTCTCCGGTTCGTTCTATCGCGAGAGCGGAGCGCGCCAGACTAAGGTGGTAAAAGACAGTTTGCTCCGTCTGAACCCGGCTATGAAAGTGTTCGTGATGGGTGATATGAACGATGATCCTACCAACGCCAGCATGCACAAGGTGCTGAAGGCGAAGGCTGAAATCAGCGAGGTGGGTGCCGATGATATGTACAATCCATGGTACAACATTCTGGCAAAGGAGGGCAAGGGAACCCTGTTCTACAGCGGTTCATGGAATCTCTTCGACCAGATAGTCATCACGCCTAATCTCCTGAACAAGGATAGTAAGCACAAGGACTACAGCTCTTTGAAATTCTGGAAGAACCACATCTTCCGCCGCGATTACCTCATCCAGCAGGAGGGTCAGTACAAGGGTGCTCCTTTGCGTACCAAGGCGGGTGGCAGATGGCTCAACGGCTACAGCGATCACCTGCCGGTAGTGATGTACCTGGTGAAGGAAAAAAAGTAG
- a CDS encoding uracil-DNA glycosylase family protein, producing the protein MVENHPFEPWLPENARLLMLGTFPPAEKRWCMPWYYPNFQNDMWRIFGIIYFQDKFHFVDVEKKTYRLDAIKEFLREKGVAIYDTAQQVIRTKNTASDKDLQIVQPADLDGMLRQLPHCRAVLTAGQLATKVFSEHFGIREKPEMGGYAEFQFEGRRLRLYRMPSSSRAYPMAVEKKAEFYRKMFDEIL; encoded by the coding sequence ATGGTTGAGAATCATCCTTTTGAGCCGTGGCTGCCCGAGAATGCGCGGCTGCTGATGCTCGGCACGTTTCCGCCTGCAGAAAAGCGGTGGTGCATGCCCTGGTATTATCCCAACTTCCAGAATGATATGTGGAGGATATTCGGGATTATCTACTTTCAGGATAAGTTCCATTTCGTGGATGTAGAGAAGAAGACCTACCGCCTCGATGCTATTAAGGAATTTCTCAGGGAGAAGGGCGTCGCCATCTATGATACCGCACAGCAGGTGATACGCACCAAGAATACGGCATCCGACAAGGACCTGCAGATCGTGCAGCCCGCTGATCTCGACGGCATGCTCCGTCAGCTGCCCCATTGCAGGGCGGTGCTCACAGCCGGCCAGCTTGCCACGAAGGTATTTTCAGAACACTTCGGCATCAGGGAAAAGCCTGAGATGGGAGGCTATGCAGAATTCCAGTTCGAGGGTCGCAGACTCCGTCTGTACCGCATGCCCTCCAGTTCCCGTGCCTATCCTATGGCAGTGGAGAAGAAGGCTGAATTCTACCGCAAGATGTTTGATGAAATCTTATAG
- the udk gene encoding uridine kinase codes for MKDKVTVIGIAGGTGSGKTTVVKKLVEVLPPHYVAVVPLDSYYNDTSQMTEEERHQINFDHPSAFDWKLLHQQLADLRAGKAIEQPTYSYIKCNREPETIHVDPKPVVIIEGIMTLVDKKLRDLMDLKVFVDTDADERLIRNIQRDTIDRGRTVSMVVDRYLKVLKPMHEQFIEPTKRYADIIIPQGGENLKGIGILCKYVEGLIEK; via the coding sequence ATGAAAGATAAAGTGACCGTTATTGGCATTGCGGGAGGTACAGGCTCCGGCAAAACCACTGTGGTGAAGAAACTCGTAGAAGTGCTGCCGCCTCATTATGTGGCTGTGGTGCCCCTCGATTCATATTATAACGATACCTCGCAGATGACCGAGGAAGAACGTCATCAGATCAACTTCGACCACCCGTCGGCATTCGATTGGAAGCTTTTGCACCAGCAGCTCGCTGATCTGCGTGCTGGCAAGGCGATAGAGCAACCCACCTATAGTTATATCAAATGCAACCGTGAACCGGAAACGATTCACGTTGACCCCAAACCGGTTGTGATCATCGAAGGCATCATGACGCTGGTGGACAAGAAGTTGAGAGACCTGATGGACCTGAAGGTGTTCGTGGATACCGATGCTGATGAGCGCCTGATACGCAACATTCAGCGTGATACCATCGACAGGGGGCGCACCGTATCGATGGTGGTAGACCGATACCTGAAGGTTCTGAAGCCGATGCACGAGCAGTTTATCGAACCGACCAAGCGCTATGCTGACATCATCATTCCGCAGGGTGGCGAAAACCTCAAGGGCATCGGTATCCTCTGCAAGTATGTAGAGGGACTGATAGAGAAATAA